A DNA window from Parcubacteria group bacterium contains the following coding sequences:
- the rpsP gene encoding 30S ribosomal protein S16, which yields MLTIRLNRVGKKNKAYFRIVLQEHTIAPGGRHIEVLGSYDPHMKKAVLKAEKIKEWIGKGAQPSDTAYNLFVKEGVLTGKKRVVKVPKKAVAEVPAEEKKEAPKEPADAKAMAEKEMKAEEIKTEEPKAEEVDKK from the coding sequence ATGCTTACTATCAGATTAAACCGAGTAGGAAAAAAGAACAAAGCTTATTTCCGAATAGTGCTCCAGGAGCACACAATTGCTCCAGGAGGACGCCATATTGAAGTTTTGGGAAGTTATGATCCGCATATGAAAAAAGCGGTTCTTAAGGCCGAAAAAATAAAAGAATGGATAGGAAAAGGAGCACAACCTTCCGATACAGCTTACAACCTATTTGTTAAAGAAGGAGTTTTAACTGGAAAGAAGAGAGTAGTGAAAGTGCCGAAAAAGGCGGTGGCCGAAGTTCCGGCCGAAGAGAAAAAAGAAGCTCCTAAGGAGCCCGCCGACGCTAAAGCTATGGCGGAAAAGGAGATGAAAGCCGAAGAAATAAAGACTGAAGAACCGAAAGCTGAGGAGGTTGACAAAAAATAA
- a CDS encoding AAA family ATPase, translating into MFLKKVEISGFKSFAHKTVLEFASGNDTPDDGKRFPITAVVGPNGSGKSNVADAIRWAMGEQSMKNLRGKKSEDIIFAGSGKKERLGSAWASLHFDNHDKRIPLEFSEVVITRKLFRSGESEYLINGIKVRLLDVIDLLAKAGVGKESYCVINQGMSDATLNATPAERRMVLEDAAGVKHFQIKKERAIKKLDTTRENLGRVGDLLKEIEPHLKMLKRQAEKAQKGKDVADRLKEKQIKLYSFLWHSFQEEKNNVLGEKGDFGAKMMNVQREADKINDQISKYSKEVQGSDKQEEMEKKKQDLLAQLNKLEKELVITEGRIVIELEKSKAQKIIESIPVDLDYVKEKLSKIRKDQDELISRIQNAEKLEDLQDIKEFARAINQELFDLYEEVGKGEITPTSAEASAGKQKNTEAEEKIKALENDKIRVEKSIGEFKLEIEKINKEIENEREAGREARQKFFELEREFNRKQEELGKLKDQFNEYKIKQARIEVREEDLTNEIKNELKMDAMDLKFDGENVSRDELEKEIYRLKVQWEQIGGIDPLIVDEYEETKKRFEFLTNESIDLEGAMKSLREVIKEMDRKINEVFKEAFEKINEEFSKYFKIIFGGGQAKLIKSKVESRKSKVLEEDLSSEISQCDNDEIIIPQDKETTEELGVDISACPPGKRINNLSMLSGGERSLTSLALLFAIISYNPPPFAILDEVEAALDEANSKRFGRIIQELSDNTQFITITHNRETMRQASLLYGVTMGEDGISKLLSVRLDQVGQGGRIIK; encoded by the coding sequence ATGTTTCTCAAGAAAGTCGAAATTTCAGGATTCAAATCTTTTGCCCACAAAACTGTGCTGGAATTTGCCAGTGGCAATGATACTCCGGATGACGGAAAGAGATTTCCGATTACCGCCGTAGTCGGACCTAATGGAAGCGGAAAATCCAATGTGGCGGACGCGATCCGCTGGGCGATGGGGGAGCAATCAATGAAAAATCTGCGCGGAAAAAAATCCGAGGATATTATTTTTGCCGGTAGCGGGAAAAAAGAACGATTGGGAAGCGCTTGGGCATCACTTCACTTTGACAATCATGACAAGCGGATTCCCCTGGAATTTTCTGAAGTGGTTATTACTCGAAAACTTTTCCGAAGCGGAGAATCAGAATACCTTATCAATGGAATCAAAGTCCGTCTTTTGGATGTGATTGATCTTTTGGCGAAAGCCGGAGTAGGAAAAGAAAGTTATTGCGTGATCAATCAGGGAATGTCGGATGCGACTTTAAACGCGACTCCAGCTGAAAGAAGGATGGTTCTGGAAGATGCGGCGGGAGTAAAACATTTTCAAATTAAAAAAGAGAGAGCAATTAAAAAACTAGACACAACCCGAGAAAATTTGGGAAGAGTGGGTGATTTGCTCAAAGAAATCGAACCGCATTTAAAAATGCTCAAGAGACAGGCGGAAAAAGCGCAGAAAGGAAAAGATGTGGCTGATCGTCTCAAGGAAAAACAAATAAAACTATATTCGTTTTTGTGGCACTCTTTTCAGGAAGAAAAAAATAATGTTCTGGGGGAAAAAGGAGATTTTGGCGCTAAGATGATGAATGTCCAAAGAGAAGCGGACAAAATTAATGATCAAATTTCAAAATATTCCAAAGAAGTTCAAGGTTCGGATAAGCAAGAAGAAATGGAAAAGAAAAAACAGGATCTTTTGGCTCAGCTAAATAAACTGGAAAAAGAATTGGTGATAACCGAAGGAAGAATTGTGATTGAGCTGGAGAAAAGCAAGGCGCAAAAAATAATTGAAAGTATCCCGGTCGATTTGGATTATGTCAAAGAAAAACTTTCTAAAATCAGAAAAGATCAGGATGAACTTATTAGCCGCATTCAAAATGCAGAGAAGCTGGAAGATCTTCAGGACATCAAGGAATTTGCCAGAGCGATCAATCAGGAGCTTTTTGATCTTTATGAAGAAGTAGGAAAAGGAGAAATAACACCCACCTCTGCTGAAGCTTCGGCGGGCAAGCAGAAAAACACAGAAGCTGAGGAAAAAATTAAAGCATTAGAAAATGATAAAATCAGGGTAGAAAAATCGATTGGAGAATTCAAACTGGAAATAGAAAAAATAAATAAAGAAATAGAAAATGAAAGGGAAGCGGGGAGGGAAGCTAGGCAAAAATTTTTCGAGCTGGAGCGGGAATTTAATCGGAAACAGGAAGAACTTGGGAAGCTCAAGGATCAATTCAATGAGTATAAAATTAAGCAAGCGAGAATCGAGGTTCGCGAAGAGGATTTGACCAATGAAATCAAGAATGAGCTGAAAATGGACGCAATGGATCTGAAATTTGACGGGGAAAATGTTTCTCGGGATGAGTTGGAAAAAGAAATATACCGGCTCAAAGTTCAATGGGAACAGATCGGCGGCATTGATCCGCTAATCGTGGATGAATACGAGGAAACCAAAAAAAGGTTTGAATTTTTGACCAATGAGTCGATTGATCTGGAAGGAGCAATGAAGTCGCTCCGGGAAGTGATCAAGGAAATGGATCGGAAAATAAACGAGGTTTTCAAAGAAGCTTTTGAAAAGATCAATGAAGAATTTTCCAAATATTTCAAGATAATTTTCGGCGGAGGCCAGGCGAAATTAATAAAGTCGAAAGTCGAAAGCCGGAAGTCGAAAGTTTTGGAAGAAGATTTATCCAGTGAAATATCGCAATGCGATAATGACGAAATTATTATTCCACAGGATAAAGAAACAACTGAAGAATTGGGAGTGGATATTTCTGCTTGCCCCCCAGGCAAAAGAATAAATAATCTCTCGATGCTTTCCGGAGGGGAAAGGTCGCTCACCTCGTTGGCCTTGCTGTTTGCCATTATTTCTTATAATCCGCCTCCTTTTGCGATTCTCGACGAAGTTGAAGCGGCGCTTGATGAAGCCAACTCTAAGCGCTTCGGACGCATAATCCAGGAACTTTCCGACAATACCCAATTTATTACCATTACCCATAATCGAGAAACGATGCGCCAAGCTTCATTATTATACGGCGTAACGATGGGAGAAGACGGAATATCGAAATTATTGTCAGTGAGACTTGATCAGGTCGGACAAGGAGGAAGAATTATAAAATAG
- the gap gene encoding type I glyceraldehyde-3-phosphate dehydrogenase codes for MIKIAINGFGRIGRPSLKIAFEKEGIEVVAINDLTDIKTAVHLLKYDSSYGRYGHEVVADEENKEIIIDGTRIKYFSEADPEKLPWKELEVDVVLECTGVFETKEEARKHIKAGAKKVVLSAPAKDDTPVYLLGVNEKDYQGEEIISNGSCTTNCLAPIIKVLDDNFGVEKGFMTTTHSYTNDQRVLDLPHKDLRRARAAALNIIPTTTGAAKTVGKVLKHLEGKLDGISLRVPTPVVSITDFICNIKKETTAEEINKAFKDSVSNIFGVTEEPLVSMDIKGDAHSAIVDLSLTMVQGNLVKVVGWYDNEWGYSNRLVEMAMFVSSI; via the coding sequence ATGATCAAAATTGCAATCAACGGATTTGGGCGGATTGGACGTCCATCGCTAAAAATTGCTTTCGAAAAAGAGGGGATTGAGGTAGTAGCGATTAATGATCTGACTGACATTAAAACCGCAGTTCATCTCCTGAAATATGATTCTTCCTATGGAAGATATGGGCACGAAGTTGTTGCTGACGAGGAGAACAAGGAGATCATCATTGATGGCACCAGAATAAAATACTTCTCCGAGGCTGATCCGGAAAAATTACCTTGGAAGGAATTGGAAGTGGATGTGGTTTTGGAATGCACCGGAGTTTTTGAAACCAAAGAGGAAGCGAGGAAACATATCAAAGCCGGAGCGAAAAAAGTGGTTCTTTCGGCTCCCGCTAAAGACGACACGCCGGTTTACCTTCTGGGAGTGAATGAAAAAGATTATCAGGGCGAAGAAATAATTTCTAACGGTTCCTGCACGACTAATTGCTTGGCGCCGATAATAAAAGTTTTGGATGACAATTTCGGAGTGGAAAAAGGTTTTATGACTACCACGCATTCCTACACCAATGACCAAAGAGTTTTGGATTTGCCGCATAAAGACTTGAGGCGAGCCAGAGCGGCAGCACTCAATATTATTCCGACCACAACCGGCGCGGCCAAAACTGTGGGAAAAGTTTTGAAACATTTGGAGGGAAAATTGGATGGAATTTCGCTTCGCGTTCCAACTCCGGTAGTTTCCATAACTGATTTTATTTGCAATATTAAAAAAGAAACAACCGCAGAAGAAATTAACAAAGCCTTTAAAGATTCAGTTTCAAATATTTTTGGCGTTACTGAAGAGCCGTTAGTTTCGATGGATATTAAAGGAGATGCTCATAGCGCGATTGTTGATTTGTCGCTCACGATGGTACAGGGTAATTTGGTAAAAGTAGTTGGATGGTATGACAACGAATGGGGATATTCCAATCGACTGGTGGAAATGGCAATGTTCGTGTCCAGTATTTAA